Proteins encoded in a region of the Saccharothrix ecbatanensis genome:
- a CDS encoding right-handed parallel beta-helix repeat-containing protein has product MHLTPRWRTFRKGFTGSAILAVIAVIVPGTAAVSNAAAGNTYYVAPNGNDSAAGTQAAPWASIARAQAVATAGDTVYFRGGTYAYTRATTACSSRTARVDAITLNKSGASGNPIRYWAHPGEKPIFTFSAMRDDCRIKGFNVTGSHLHLKGLEVTGAPQNNNLNAESWGIWISGSNNTFELLNTHHHMGTGLFINGGGGNLVLNTDSHDNYDLRSSDGPGENADGFGAHYTPAGRPANVFRGSRAWWNADDGYDLISTYSPVIIENSWAWRNGYVPGTTTPSGNGAGFKVGGFGADYDAGAVKHTVRFSVALLNKSQGFYSNHHPVANDYFNNTGYGNHPNFDMRGINSSGASVGRGNLRNNIAYNGTATANMTGTSASHNSWNLGLPLSDAQFQSVSTSGWDAPRQADGSLPVLPNLRLAANSTLIDKGTNVGLPYQGSAPDLGAFEQSGGTPPPVRYEAETAPAVCQGTIDTNQAGFSGTGFCNGNAAVGAYAQFTVNATTAGTTTLGIRFANGASSGAARPANLVVNGSTVAVVSFESTGAWTAWTTKTLATSLNAGSNTVRLEPTTAAGLPNIDYLTL; this is encoded by the coding sequence ATGCACCTCACGCCGCGATGGCGGACGTTCCGCAAGGGCTTCACCGGCTCGGCGATCCTCGCCGTCATCGCCGTGATCGTGCCCGGCACCGCCGCCGTGAGCAACGCGGCGGCGGGGAACACCTACTACGTCGCGCCCAACGGCAACGACAGCGCCGCCGGGACCCAGGCCGCTCCCTGGGCGTCCATCGCCCGCGCGCAGGCCGTCGCCACGGCGGGTGACACCGTCTACTTCCGGGGCGGGACCTACGCCTACACCCGCGCGACGACGGCCTGCTCCAGTCGGACGGCCCGGGTCGACGCGATCACCCTGAACAAGAGCGGCGCCTCGGGCAACCCGATCCGCTACTGGGCCCACCCGGGCGAGAAGCCGATCTTCACCTTCTCGGCCATGCGGGACGACTGCCGGATCAAGGGCTTCAACGTCACCGGCAGCCACCTCCACCTCAAAGGGCTGGAAGTCACCGGCGCGCCGCAGAACAACAACCTCAACGCCGAGTCCTGGGGGATCTGGATCTCCGGCAGCAACAACACCTTCGAGCTCCTCAACACCCACCACCACATGGGAACCGGTCTGTTCATCAACGGTGGCGGCGGCAACCTCGTCCTCAACACGGATTCGCACGACAACTACGACCTGCGCAGCTCGGACGGGCCCGGCGAGAACGCCGATGGGTTCGGTGCGCACTACACGCCCGCCGGTCGGCCCGCGAACGTGTTCCGGGGTTCCCGCGCGTGGTGGAACGCCGATGACGGCTACGACCTCATCTCCACCTACTCACCCGTGATCATCGAGAACTCATGGGCCTGGCGCAACGGCTACGTGCCGGGGACGACGACGCCCTCCGGCAACGGAGCCGGCTTCAAAGTGGGTGGATTCGGCGCCGATTACGACGCCGGCGCGGTGAAGCACACGGTCCGCTTCTCGGTGGCGTTGCTCAACAAGTCGCAGGGCTTCTACTCCAACCACCACCCGGTGGCCAACGACTACTTCAACAACACCGGCTACGGGAACCACCCCAACTTCGACATGCGGGGAATCAACTCGAGCGGCGCGTCCGTCGGCCGGGGCAACCTGCGCAACAACATCGCCTACAACGGCACCGCCACAGCGAACATGACCGGCACGAGCGCCTCGCACAACTCCTGGAACCTGGGCCTGCCCCTGTCGGACGCGCAGTTCCAGAGCGTGTCGACGTCCGGCTGGGACGCTCCGCGCCAGGCCGACGGCAGCCTCCCCGTGCTCCCCAACCTCCGCCTCGCCGCGAACAGCACCCTGATCGACAAGGGCACGAACGTCGGCCTGCCCTACCAGGGGTCGGCACCGGACCTCGGCGCCTTCGAGCAGTCGGGCGGCACACCACCGCCCGTGCGCTATGAAGCGGAGACGGCACCGGCGGTCTGCCAGGGCACCATCGACACCAACCAAGCCGGCTTCTCCGGCACCGGGTTCTGCAACGGCAACGCCGCTGTGGGCGCGTACGCCCAGTTCACCGTCAACGCGACGACAGCCGGCACGACAACGCTCGGCATCCGCTTCGCCAACGGCGCGAGCAGCGGTGCCGCGCGACCGGCGAACCTCGTCGTCAACGGGTCGACGGTGGCCGTGGTCTCGTTCGAGTCCACCGGCGCCTGGACGGCCTGGACCACCAAGACGCTCGCCACCTCCCTGAACGCCGGGAGCAACACCGTCCGCCTGGAACCGACCACGGCGGCCGGCCTGCCCAACATCGACTACCTCACCCTGTGA
- a CDS encoding RICIN domain-containing protein encodes MSMQRRTFLRVGTAGAAGLSLGLLGAGQALAAPVGSLATAPTTPFAVGVRRYNWTRGSRPCTTYVYYPATGTAGGNPITDAPVANGVFPVYEFTHGYDSSPQNSLFIIRALASAGFIVPAPHFNHNPSDVGNGNTPKDVSQVITNTLALNTSGPLAGHINTSIGVGVSGHSLGGMTTHGLLTAWPDSRIISANPQSCTDQGTPSSSISAKVLFVHGDKDTLTGYNSARQAYTEMAWPKAFLTFVGGSHTSFWSDQRFPRTVVDWARWTMYGDTAARDRLPADASGSNTRWEAQLGTTPTVPGTYTLVAQHSGKVADISSASMAAGARLLQWSTTSRTNQQFEFVDLGDGHVRIKARHSGLFLQAGGSGTDVTQQADTGATSQQWRVVDHGGDVISLLNRASGLAMDVWEHSTADGARIAQWTYNAGPNQRFTRRSV; translated from the coding sequence ATGAGCATGCAAAGGCGGACATTCCTCAGAGTGGGCACGGCCGGAGCGGCGGGCCTCAGCCTGGGACTGCTCGGCGCCGGTCAGGCGCTCGCCGCCCCCGTCGGGTCTCTGGCCACGGCGCCGACCACGCCGTTCGCGGTCGGCGTGCGGCGGTACAACTGGACCCGCGGTAGCCGCCCTTGCACCACGTACGTCTACTACCCCGCCACCGGCACCGCCGGCGGCAACCCGATCACCGACGCCCCTGTCGCCAACGGTGTCTTCCCCGTCTACGAGTTCACCCACGGCTACGACAGCAGCCCGCAGAACTCCCTGTTCATCATCCGGGCCCTGGCCTCGGCGGGCTTCATCGTCCCCGCACCGCACTTCAACCACAACCCGAGCGACGTCGGCAACGGCAACACCCCGAAGGACGTCTCGCAGGTCATCACCAACACCCTCGCGCTCAACACGAGCGGGCCACTGGCCGGGCACATCAACACCTCGATCGGCGTCGGCGTCTCGGGCCACTCGCTGGGCGGCATGACCACCCACGGCCTGCTGACCGCCTGGCCCGACAGCCGGATCATCTCCGCCAACCCGCAGTCGTGCACCGACCAGGGCACCCCGTCCAGTTCGATCTCGGCCAAGGTCCTGTTCGTCCACGGCGACAAGGACACCCTCACGGGGTACAACTCGGCCCGCCAGGCGTACACGGAGATGGCCTGGCCCAAGGCTTTCCTCACCTTCGTCGGCGGCAGCCACACCAGCTTCTGGAGCGACCAGCGCTTCCCCAGGACCGTCGTCGACTGGGCCCGCTGGACCATGTACGGCGACACCGCCGCACGCGACCGCCTCCCCGCCGACGCATCCGGCTCCAACACCCGGTGGGAAGCCCAACTCGGCACCACCCCCACCGTGCCGGGCACCTACACCCTCGTGGCGCAGCACAGCGGCAAGGTCGCCGACATCAGCTCGGCCTCCATGGCTGCCGGCGCACGACTGCTCCAGTGGTCCACCACCAGCCGCACCAACCAGCAGTTCGAGTTCGTGGACCTCGGCGACGGCCACGTCCGCATCAAGGCCCGCCACAGCGGGCTGTTCCTCCAGGCCGGCGGCAGCGGCACCGACGTCACGCAACAGGCCGACACCGGCGCGACCAGCCAGCAGTGGCGCGTGGTCGACCACGGCGGTGACGTGATCAGCCTCCTGAACAGGGCGTCCGGCCTCGCCATGGACGTCTGGGAGCACTCCACCGCCGACGGTGCCCGCATCGCCCAGTGGACCTACAACGCCGGCCCCAACCAGCGCTTCACCCGCCGCAGCGTCTGA
- a CDS encoding AbfB domain-containing protein, translated as MIASGATIASVLALPGAAAANTHAGIAPHAQSTPAAEHCHRADEFAPKPELGDRVCEMGDGQFKVRTAHGDHTTHIDAPLAKDKGVRDTVNSSAITPLAARSYHCATDSYRIQLVYMIPAGAPDSSATMVPLMRQHFIQSNDMVSNRAAEYGGDLSLRVACDSAGQPAVRVLRSSHNNSSISAIDQEVARQGHRATGQDNVVYWGDGGCGGGVAYGSGDTRPGVENGVNNAPGIAVIYGRCPFTYMLHEQGHSMGAVLPNTPNSSGGGHCNDDADVMCYKDGGPRSGNYRSNVCPSPNGNLDYYWDCNVNDYFHPNPPSGSFLATNWNLAGCSNRMVYRPNCGVAPPTAGVNRLQSHNFPDRYVRHADFDVRIDPNVDPAQDGQFRLVPGLANGSAGWVSFESVNYPGHFLRHSGFDFGLVQNDGSAAFRAASTFRQVAGLADGAAASFQSHEFPDRYVRHSGYLLRLDPVATATDRADSTFRVVS; from the coding sequence ATGATCGCGTCCGGAGCGACCATCGCTTCCGTCCTGGCGTTACCCGGCGCGGCGGCCGCGAACACCCACGCCGGCATCGCTCCGCACGCGCAGTCGACGCCGGCCGCGGAGCACTGCCACCGTGCCGACGAGTTCGCGCCCAAGCCTGAACTGGGCGATCGCGTGTGCGAGATGGGCGACGGCCAGTTCAAGGTGCGCACGGCCCACGGCGACCACACGACTCACATCGACGCCCCGCTTGCCAAGGACAAGGGCGTTCGGGACACGGTGAACTCGTCGGCGATCACGCCCCTGGCCGCACGCTCATACCACTGCGCTACGGACTCGTACCGGATCCAGCTCGTCTACATGATCCCCGCCGGCGCGCCCGACTCGTCGGCGACGATGGTCCCGTTGATGAGGCAGCACTTCATCCAGTCCAACGACATGGTGTCGAACCGCGCCGCGGAGTACGGCGGGGACCTGTCGCTGCGCGTCGCGTGCGACTCCGCCGGCCAGCCCGCCGTCCGCGTCCTGCGCAGCAGCCACAACAACAGCTCCATCTCCGCCATCGACCAGGAGGTCGCACGCCAGGGCCACCGGGCCACCGGTCAGGACAACGTCGTGTACTGGGGAGACGGTGGTTGCGGCGGCGGCGTCGCCTACGGCAGCGGCGACACACGGCCCGGCGTGGAGAACGGTGTCAACAACGCGCCCGGCATCGCGGTGATCTACGGGCGGTGTCCCTTCACCTACATGCTGCACGAGCAGGGGCACTCGATGGGCGCCGTGCTCCCGAACACGCCCAACAGCTCGGGCGGCGGTCATTGCAACGACGACGCCGACGTCATGTGCTACAAGGACGGCGGTCCGCGCTCGGGGAACTACCGCTCGAACGTGTGCCCGTCCCCGAACGGGAACCTGGACTACTACTGGGACTGCAACGTCAACGACTACTTCCACCCGAACCCGCCGTCCGGGTCGTTCCTGGCCACGAACTGGAACCTCGCCGGCTGCTCCAATCGCATGGTGTACCGCCCCAATTGCGGCGTGGCGCCGCCGACGGCGGGGGTCAACCGGCTCCAGTCGCACAACTTCCCGGACCGGTACGTGCGGCACGCCGACTTCGACGTCCGCATCGACCCGAACGTCGACCCCGCGCAGGACGGGCAGTTCCGCCTCGTCCCCGGTCTCGCCAACGGCTCGGCCGGGTGGGTGTCCTTCGAGTCGGTGAACTACCCGGGCCACTTCCTGCGGCACTCCGGCTTCGACTTCGGCCTCGTGCAGAACGACGGCTCGGCCGCCTTCCGAGCCGCCTCGACGTTCCGGCAGGTGGCCGGGTTGGCGGACGGTGCGGCGGCGTCCTTCCAGTCGCACGAGTTCCCGGACCGCTACGTCCGGCACAGCGGCTACCTGCTGCGCCTCGACCCGGTGGCCACGGCCACCGACCGGGCTGACTCGACCTTCCGGGTCGTGAGCTAG
- a CDS encoding FHA domain-containing protein has product MNRESLARGVPHAAPGAIVARALAGRIHADPAEGRTVRFGRNRPHVDLCVGETDLRVSRRHGLLTCRDGRWWVTNTGQLPIRMPGTRWLFPDEDSVPLPDGYTPLFIRGSRDREHLLELYVAGGTAKQLAPQHDSVTQPPTRWRFTPDEHLMLVVLGQRYLLHEANPQPVSRQHAAQVLAELQPDANWSVKRVEHMVADVRARLSAAGVHGLLREEVGEPVGNTLNDNLLRELVLSTSLVPPDLALLDDHRDDL; this is encoded by the coding sequence ATGAACCGCGAGAGCCTGGCCCGTGGCGTGCCGCACGCCGCCCCGGGGGCCATCGTCGCCCGTGCGTTGGCCGGGCGCATCCACGCCGATCCCGCGGAGGGGCGGACCGTGCGGTTCGGGCGCAACCGCCCGCACGTCGACCTGTGCGTCGGCGAGACCGACCTGCGGGTCAGCCGCCGGCACGGGCTGCTCACCTGCCGCGACGGCCGCTGGTGGGTCACCAACACCGGTCAGCTGCCGATCCGGATGCCCGGGACCCGGTGGCTGTTCCCCGACGAGGACTCGGTGCCGCTGCCCGACGGCTACACGCCGCTGTTCATCCGCGGCTCCCGTGACCGCGAGCACCTGCTCGAACTCTACGTCGCGGGCGGCACGGCGAAGCAGCTGGCGCCGCAGCACGACTCGGTGACCCAGCCGCCGACACGATGGAGGTTCACGCCCGATGAGCACCTCATGCTCGTCGTCCTGGGCCAGCGCTACCTGCTGCACGAGGCCAACCCCCAGCCCGTGTCCCGTCAGCACGCCGCGCAGGTGCTGGCGGAGCTGCAACCGGATGCAAACTGGAGCGTCAAGCGCGTCGAGCACATGGTCGCCGACGTCCGCGCCCGGTTGTCCGCCGCCGGTGTGCACGGGCTGCTCCGCGAAGAGGTCGGCGAACCGGTCGGCAACACGCTCAACGACAACCTGCTGCGCGAGCTGGTGCTGTCCACCAGCCTCGTGCCACCGGACCTGGCCTTGCTCGACGACCACCGGGACGATCTGTGA
- a CDS encoding serine/threonine-protein kinase, with translation MRTGDVIDGRYELEDARGSGSGGVVWTAFDRKLKRRVALKRPHATASDTDRARFHREAETAAQVHHPNAISIFDTVDTDGCWLVMEYLPAESLDKTLAAKGTLPPERVARIGVQIAGALAAVHARNIVHRDVKPGNILVTDDDLAKLTDFGISLWREVTRTDDGRISGTPAYTSPEVAGGYPAGRASDVFSLGATLFAAVEGTPPFGNGEPFEVLERVRRGETLPMRQAGPLTSLLAEMLRPQPNRRPTADEVRLRLKDLVDDWEPPAPPVEHPARRPFRHRPPVRVAAVAMVVAAVGTVVFTKQHQAPAAQQHESAGGLVGDERTADPCALIDKVELRRFGPTKVFTTYGNFNRCDAVVDVRAKDQVDLEIQLITRASRAVQGRPLEVVEESQVSGECDRTVVVDDRYAVRVTAKLENPPLDLCAVADVATGTVLDVLRSGPIPRRAVPFPAGSLAHVDACALLDDKALATVGVVGGGSAVNVFGNWACKWFSTVGGRAINLRYDRRPAQERDEGELVDLGGHAGYVQLDAGSGTSCTVRVPHLPANLPPRAHTDVVVLTVNGDLPGIEYCPEARGLAAVAAGKLPS, from the coding sequence GTGCGCACGGGGGATGTGATCGACGGGCGGTACGAACTGGAGGACGCCCGGGGCTCCGGTTCCGGCGGCGTCGTCTGGACCGCGTTCGACCGGAAGCTCAAACGGCGGGTGGCGCTCAAGCGACCGCACGCGACGGCGAGCGACACCGACCGGGCGCGGTTCCACCGCGAAGCGGAGACCGCCGCTCAGGTGCACCACCCCAACGCGATCTCCATCTTCGACACCGTGGACACCGACGGCTGCTGGCTCGTGATGGAGTACCTGCCGGCGGAAAGCCTGGACAAGACGCTGGCGGCGAAAGGGACGCTGCCGCCGGAGCGGGTGGCGAGGATCGGTGTCCAGATCGCGGGCGCGCTGGCCGCCGTGCACGCCCGGAACATCGTGCACCGCGACGTGAAGCCGGGGAACATCCTGGTCACCGATGACGACCTCGCCAAGTTGACCGACTTCGGCATCTCCCTCTGGCGGGAGGTGACCCGGACCGACGACGGCAGGATCAGCGGCACACCCGCGTACACCTCACCCGAAGTGGCCGGCGGGTACCCGGCCGGCCGCGCCTCGGACGTCTTCTCGCTCGGCGCCACGCTGTTCGCCGCGGTGGAGGGCACGCCGCCGTTCGGCAACGGCGAGCCGTTCGAGGTGCTGGAACGTGTTCGGCGCGGCGAGACCCTGCCGATGCGCCAGGCGGGTCCGCTCACGTCGTTGCTGGCGGAGATGCTGCGGCCACAGCCCAACCGGAGGCCGACCGCCGACGAGGTCCGGTTGCGCCTCAAGGACCTCGTGGACGACTGGGAGCCCCCGGCGCCACCGGTCGAACACCCCGCCCGCCGGCCGTTCCGGCACCGTCCCCCGGTCAGGGTCGCGGCGGTGGCCATGGTCGTCGCGGCCGTCGGCACGGTGGTGTTCACCAAGCAGCACCAAGCTCCGGCGGCACAGCAGCACGAATCCGCCGGCGGCCTCGTCGGCGACGAGCGCACCGCCGACCCCTGCGCGTTGATCGACAAGGTCGAGCTGCGCCGGTTCGGCCCGACGAAGGTGTTCACCACCTACGGCAACTTCAACCGCTGTGACGCCGTGGTCGACGTCCGGGCAAAGGACCAGGTGGACCTGGAGATCCAGCTGATCACCCGCGCGTCACGTGCGGTGCAGGGGCGACCGCTGGAGGTGGTGGAGGAGTCCCAGGTGAGCGGCGAGTGCGACCGGACCGTGGTGGTGGACGACCGGTACGCGGTGCGGGTGACGGCGAAGCTGGAGAACCCGCCACTGGACCTCTGCGCGGTGGCCGACGTGGCGACGGGCACCGTGCTGGACGTGCTCCGCAGCGGTCCGATTCCCCGGCGTGCCGTCCCGTTCCCCGCCGGCTCGCTCGCCCATGTCGACGCCTGCGCGCTGCTGGACGACAAGGCACTTGCCACGGTGGGCGTGGTCGGCGGCGGATCGGCCGTGAACGTGTTCGGGAACTGGGCGTGCAAGTGGTTCAGCACGGTCGGCGGGCGCGCCATCAACCTGCGCTACGACCGGCGCCCGGCGCAAGAGCGGGACGAGGGTGAGCTCGTCGACCTGGGCGGTCACGCCGGGTACGTCCAGCTGGACGCCGGCTCGGGCACGAGCTGCACCGTCAGGGTTCCGCACTTGCCGGCGAACCTGCCGCCGCGGGCGCACACCGACGTGGTGGTGCTGACGGTGAACGGCGATCTACCGGGCATCGAGTACTGCCCCGAGGCCAGGGGCTTGGCGGCGGTGGCTGCCGGGAAGCTGCCTTCCTGA